One genomic window of Coffea eugenioides isolate CCC68of chromosome 1, Ceug_1.0, whole genome shotgun sequence includes the following:
- the LOC113770147 gene encoding uncharacterized protein LOC113770147: MTEEKIVRTFIKTHDPPYFEEIFRMTGSSFAAIINKLEEYDEFIKAGKIVNVSALKLQLDLKAVGKIGTVPPKLYSKGIPPSYDAQAICAYHSGSPGHITGNCWILKYKIQDMIDSGDILLKRKGEQGPNVNKNPLPEHGSTVGVIIADENFIDPTQYIIDETEMFGVMETDHVRMRKLMSAEESMTKDNIEKKLRSFVFEKEEPFIVERGPSEVDNSKAHFILDLPSFEWDILEPVILEFSEQMPINNLQEVSWNYEESILLIGDKKCLKEEEFTITTSGRIVKNSEIDVQSRTKVKSPTPKPLVSENEVVNFLKMLKRSEYKIVEQLDMMPAQISFLNLLLISELHSEALLKILNEAQVPKDIPVDKFSNIVGNVLAANHIAFFDDDLTAEGIGHNRALYISIRCNGKLLPRVLVDNGSVLNICSWNILTKLGFIDVKLRPSATVVRAFDGSRRESMGEIDLVSEIGPAQFQVTCQVMDFSSVYNILFGRSWIHVSNLVLSSLHQMLRFIVNDQYITVFAEDDCTMIVDTKFKSEDRKRTPISSHILLTSSLWVGYPKISR; encoded by the exons ATGACTGAGGAGAAAATTGTTCGTACTTTCATCAAGACTCACGATCCACCCTACTTTGAAGAGatctttcgcatgactggaaGTTCGTTTGCTGCTATCATTAACAAGTTGGAGGAGTATGATGAATTTATCAAAGcagggaagattgttaatgtgtctgcatTAAAGTTGCAATTGGAT TTAAAAGCAGTTGGAAAAATTGGCACCGTTCCTCCCAAACTTTATTCCAAAGGCATTCCTCCAAGTTATGATGCGCAAGCAatctgtgcttatcattctgggAGTCCAGGTCATATCACTGGCAATTGTTGgattttaaaatataagattCAAGACATGATTGATTCTGGAGACATCCTTCTTaaaagaaagggagagcaaggaCCGAATGTCAACAAGAATCCTTTACCTGAGCATGGGAGCACTGTGGGGGTTATTATCGCTGATGAAAACTTTATCGATCCCACTCAGTACATTATAGATGAAACTGAGATGTTTGGCGTAATGGAGACCGACCACGTGAGAATGAGAAAATTGATGTCTGCTGAAGAGTCCATGACTAAGGATAATATTGAGAAAAAGTTGAGATCTTTTGTGTTTGAAAAAGAGGAACCATTTATAGTAGAAAGAGGGCCTTCCGAGGTTGACAATTCTAAAGCTCATTTTATTCTGGATCTACCATCTTTTGAATGGGATATATTAGAGCCTGTCATTCTTGAATTTTCGGAACAAATGCCTATCAATAACTTGCAAGAGGTGTCATGGAATTACGAGGAGTCTATTCTGTTGATTGGAGATAAAAAATGCTTAAAGGAAGAGGAATTTACTATTACCACGTCTGGGAGAATTGTGAAAAACTCTGAAATTGATGTTCAGTCTAGAACCAAGGTTAAATCTCCGACGCCCAAGCCTCTTGTGTCTGAAAATGAAGttgtgaattttttaaagatgTTGAAGAGAAGTGAGTACAAAATAGTAGAACAGTTGGATATGATGCCTGCTCAGATTtcttttctgaatcttctcttgATCTCCGAGCTACACAGTGAAGCATTGCTCAAAATCCTGAACGAAGCTCAAGTACCTAAAGATATTCCGGTGGATAAATTTTCTAATATTGTGGGAAATGTACTTGCTGCTAATCATATCGCCTTCTTCGATGACGATCTGACTGCAGAAGGGATCGGCCATAACAGAGCCTTGTATATATCTATCCGCTGCAATGGAAAGCTGTTGCCGAGAGTCTTGGTGGATAATGGGTCAGTGCTGAATATCTGTTCATGGAACATTCTCACTAAACTTGGATTTATTGACGTTAAACTCCGCCCGTCTGCAACTGTGGTTAGAGCGTTCGATGGTTCAAGGAGAGAATCTATGGGCGAAATAGATCTGGTATCGGAGATAGGCcctgctcaattccaagttacTTGCCAAGTAATGGACTTCTCTAGTGTTTACAATATTTTGTTTGGAAGATCTTGGATACATGTTTCCAATTTAGTGCTATCTTCTCTGCATCAAATGTTGAGGTTTATTGTGAATGATCAATACATCACTGTGTTTGCTGAGGATGACTGTACCATGATTGTTGatacaaaattcaaaagtgaAGACAGAAAAAGGACTCCAATTTCATCTCATATATTGCTGACATCGTCTCTGTGGGTTGGGTATCCAAAGATAAGTCGTTGA